From one Culex quinquefasciatus strain JHB chromosome 3, VPISU_Cqui_1.0_pri_paternal, whole genome shotgun sequence genomic stretch:
- the LOC6048852 gene encoding microsomal glutathione S-transferase 1 gives MTTLFDAIDPRAFRSYVFWSAVLVFKMLMMSYLTGRKRFGRKVFANPEDAAMTGAREVRTDPEVERVRRAHQNDVENIPLFVAIGFLYLLTGPDVTLAVTLFRLVGIARIVHTLVYAVVVVRQPARMVAWFLAYIPTIYMTLATVVKG, from the coding sequence ATGACCACCCTTTTCGACGCCATCGACCCGCGCGCCTTCCGCTCGTACGTGTTCTGGTCCGCGGTTCTCGTGTTCAAGATGCTCATGATGTCCTACCTGACCGGGCGCAAGCGCTTCGGCCGGAAGGTGTTCGCCAACCCGGAGGACGCCGCCATGACCGGCGCCAGGGAGGTGCGCACGGATCCGGAGGTGGAGCGGGTACGCCGCGCCCATCAGAACGACGTCGAGAACATCCCGCTGTTTGTGGCGATCGGATTCCTGTACCTGCTGACCGGGCCCGACGTAACGCTGGCCGTGACTCTGTTCCGGCTCGTCGGAATCGCCCGGATTGTTCACACCTTGGTGTACGCCGTGGTGGTGGTGCGCCAACCGGCGCGGATGGTCGCCTGGTTCCTGGCGTACATCCCGACAATCTACATGACCCTGGCTACCGTGGTTAAAGGTTAA